The Ictalurus punctatus breed USDA103 chromosome 28, Coco_2.0, whole genome shotgun sequence DNA window GACCATGAAGAACATCACTTGAATCAGACATTATAGACTTTgactaagtaaaaaaaaaaaaaaaaaaaacccgtgaTATAACAGAACGAATAACTGTCAAGCAGGATACtaaaaatattcacatttatACGTTTAACAGATGTTTGTCCAAAGAAAGGGTttaaaacaacccaaattgggttatttttagcccaacgGCTGGGTAAATATGGGACAGAACACATTCTGGGTTAAtctaacccatcaagttgggttgttcaTTTTAACCCTGCAAAACGGGTTGTTTTTTTCAACCCAAAAgacagtttcatttttacaaaaaaaattctgggttcattttatttcataaatgggttcgTATTTTCCGGGTCATTTTTACcctaacaaaacaaacaaataaaaatctgtcaATTACAAACCACCAGCTAACCATTTTAAACTATGACCATTACTGGTtgttaatggtatccactagacataacatgttACCAACAGAAGGACAACAAAGTAGAgtccagtagagacccacagggaccattacagtttcatTCAAACCaacacaattcccattataaccattaaaacaatgacaaacactgtgagatttttttggttgttctcaataaagacatgaaagatcagaattttttttgtgtgttattattttagacacattatatttgtcaatacccttgactaagatgacaaatttattacaaatttattcagaaaaccatgaaattccaaaaggttcacatactttttcttgccactgtaaataattttattttgtcatttattcacCTCGGAGAACATACAATCACAATTAAGGGCAATAAAACACatccaatccacctactgacatgtttttgagTGGTGGGAGGACTCAAGAGGAAACCCTCATGGACAGCGGTGAAATGCTTGAGCTGAGGATTAAACCTAAGCCCCTTAAACTTACCtaaaacacattcattcaaacaCATAGTTATTTTTCCAGAGAGAACACTTTCCAGTTTGCACAGTATTCTATGTGCCATGCTGTTTAATACAAAGCATATAACAATTCTAACACAGTTAACTGATCACAGTCGTCATGAGTGAGCTTTGATTTCGCTAGTGAATCAATCAGAGTGAATCCCCAATGTTTTTCTTGGGGGTCTATAAAATCAATCTATAAAAAGATTGACCAGAGTGCCATATAAACATACCAGACCAGACCAGACCAGACAAATAATACACTTGTATTTCCCTCGTTAGTTGTTCTagtaagaaacaaaaataatcaacgattgCATTTGTAACATCTTTAACAGAATAAGTTATGCACTCTTCACACAACACGGACATGTACGCAGAAGGAAGACTCGACTTTACTGAAAAGCTGTAGAGCAATTTTTGGAAGCAATGCATGAGTCCAGCTCCCTGCTAATATTTTCCTGGATTACTTTGGTCTGTCCAGATGAGTGGCGCCCACCGAAGTCCAATCTGTAGCAGGAGTTCGGCACACGTTTGGTGTGAGGTGGGTCCAGTTCGGGCTGATGACCCGGGAAGCTTCTGGGCTCTTTCTTAAAAGCTGTAACAACACAAAACAATCGAAATAAACTGGTCCTGTTTATCCGTCAGACTGAAATAGACACCCATTTAATTCATTAGTGTcttaactaattaattaaaacatatatatgAAAGACAACTCACATCTGTAAAGAGGAGATTTCTCTTCCTTGTTGTAAGAGGAGGAGTATGTGGTGTCATAGTAGTGAGAGAACTGCAGGAATAAATTTTATGTGATGCttttgaaaacaacaacaacatcatctgcaaaaagcTTCAGTCAACTGGGTCAGGTTAAATGTCCTCCTGTACAATTTAAGTCTTGTGACtggactttttttgtttaaatcaaTACATTTTGGCGCTTATTTGTTTATCAGTTCTCAAATGCTGGAAAATCCTTactttttatacacacacgccTGTGATGTCACAAGACTTGCATGACAGTGGAGTTTGTTGACGTCAAACTGAAACAGTAGTAAGAAGGGCAGTCTACAACGCCACCTATTACCTACTGAGCCATGCTGTTTATTTATGCTCAGCTCTCAAATGATGTCACGGGTATGAATCAAACACAGGGTTTAAAGGCCATGGATTTTCCCACCATTCAGTAAAACTGATTATATCTCTTTGATAAATGGTGAAGATAAAATCCAGTCACCAATAATTACCACCTCTATACTATACTGTTCCTGCAGGGAATGTAacgtaatgtttatttatatagctattttcatttcaagttcaaagtctcaaagtgctttacacatGAAGGATTCGAAGGTCAAACCAGGTATACCATGTTATATCATGGTGCTGTTGAAATCTCTGAAGGCGTTGATTCATTTGACAGAAAAGCAGATTTGACAATAATGCCAGTTGTAATtcagatcacaggtttacaGTGGCATATAATAACAACTTGGTGTGGTAAACAAACACTGTACATAATCATAAGAATAATCataaaaacagattaaaacaatGTGTTATATAATAAAGAACATCTTATGATCATTGATATGATGAAGGTTTCTTTCCACCATGgtctttaggacagaggagTTATGTGGTTAAAAGCAtgacttgaaaaaaaaacatcatgtctggcaaatcactgtggtgtaaggggaataaaacactttgggacgtgATGTTATAGGAACCTTCAGCACAGTGTGGTTgaacccacacagaccactgggtgagcgccccctgctggcctcactaataccacttcaaGCAGCAACCATtgtttccccaggaggtcttccatccaggtactgaccaggctcacccctgcttagcttcagtgggaaaccaggcgaaaCCATGGCTCTGGGATTTATTAACCCAGTCTTCaaggaaggctttctactactTTTTactggctatatagtgtatcaGGGTTAATTAAGCATTTACCCTTTTTGCTATTTTGCTATTAATGTTTGCTATTACTGCAGTACAAACCTGGGACGGCAGAGGGCGTCGTAACGCTTTCGCTCTCCCAGTGTCGAATCTTTTTTCCGACCAGTTTCCCATCAGGGTAATGGTTGAATAATCCTCCTCATTAGTAAAGCAGCGCCATCCATATTGGCGAAACTTGGCTTCTTCTGTGAAATCGCGCCAAACTTCACCGTGACCGGAAGCCGGAAGCATATAATAAAAAGGTGAACTGGTTTCCATCCCTGGATAGTTAGgtgattaaaaatgtatttatttattttgggaaaaaaatagTGTTTTTTTAGGTTACTTTAACACACGGAcggaaattaaaataataaaaaataaaatacgaaGTGCTTCTTTGGATTTGAAACTCCCTGAAGAGAGGAAGAAGGCTCTCGCGCACCTTGTGTTGTCATCATTCGTTCCTATGGCTACTACAGAAGCTCGCGCGGAGCTCGGCCAAATCCTAAATGGCTTCCCACCTTCTTATACAAGTGCACTTACTGGAACTGCTTTTACAGCTTAAATAGTGCGcttatagtttaaaaaaaattgacgcCATTTTAGACGCAGCCCTTGTCACtggttgtggttgttgttgtttatcgtCACGTGATACAAGTAACAACACGGAAGTCGTTAGTAGCAGCTGGCGTTTATTTGatattaaacaatataaaaaatgtgtagctactttttttaattaagcttaattaaaacatgatttttttcttaattgtTCTAGAGTAATGGGTTTTTAAGGAAGCCAGTCCATAAGCCAGTGTGTTAGAAAAACAATGCATGCCATGCTAGCAGAACTTGTAAAGTGCAAGAAAATAATGTTCTCTCATTGGAGGATGTCAGCATCTCAACGGCAGTAGAAGtcccatttctgaaaaaataaataaataaataaataaaaccagtttGCATCATTTCTTGTTAGTTAAAAACACAGAACGTGTACTAAAAAGCATGCAATACATACATTTGTTTTGACCTCAACTTCAGCCGGCATTAAAGCGTGGGTCTCTTCAACTACGCTGCTGGGGAAATGGCCAAGCCGAGCCTCCTGGTCACCATAGTATGATCCCTGGACCTGAtagacatacatatatgtggttatttttttattttcgcAAAGAATTACGAACAAACTTTGCTTCTCTGTGTCCCACATAAGCTGCTCCTAGCATGGTCTATGGTCAATCACACTCAGACATTGTAATAAAACTTATTTATCAATAAGTATAAAATAATGCTCTGTAAAGTGTTACGATCCGAAAACTTACACTGCCAGACCAAAAGAGGTTGCCCCGGTCTTTCAGCATGGAATAGACATAGACGAGTTGGCCTTGGTGGATGGGAATGAAGCGACAGTCCTGGGGATAATAATCCTGGATGGCTTTGGCAATAAGGATGGGATCTGGTGGAAAATAAGTGTTCCATATTAGCCACTTAAAAGAAAGGTCCACCATGAAACGCAGAGAAAATCCCTAAACATATGTTTATGTTGAAAAAATCCGTAATAGGAGAGAAAATATTCAGCAAGTTTCAATCATAAGTGATAATGTTAGCTCCTgaaaaaagagcaagagctACTTTTCTCATTCACTAATTTCACCGAGTTATGGCAGAGACTTAGCTCGGCTAGTTAGCGATCTAGGTATGCGATGATGTTAAcggtggtattagcatgaataCTGAAGCTTTgtaagctgatctgtttgagcagagtgtacagacaTGGAAGTGAAATaactggacagactaaaggactaaagaaCTGCTGCATGACTCTCTTTATGTAGAGATGAATTGAGGGCTAAATCTGATTGGCACCACTATCAGGAATTGAACggaattgtgggtaatgtaggaaaccattcaccaaagtgaaaatacaccaacttgttgatgaaagaacttgtttattcattacaaaataaatactgGATTCCATTGAAGATCACATGTTGATTATAAATATTGTTCGGGGTGAAATGTTCCTTAATAACCCACAGTAGAACTGAAATCCAGCATTTCTGCTTCAGAAAAATACTAGAGAATTGTATCGGCTTTTATTTTGCACCAATATCAAAAGATATACAGTAGCATTCATGATATTCAATAATTCTACTTGTAACAAGCAAACAACATAGCAGTATACCAATGCAAAAATCTTTTCACGCAAAAGTACCGTCACCTGGCAGTACAAATACTGTAGTTTTGTTACACGTTACTACTCACGGCTGCATTCTGCATCAGCACACAGCTTCTTGTCTGAAAGTTTTGGCATCTGTTGTCCACCCTTTGTGTATAACGGCAGCAGTCCACACAGAACCAAGAGCAGCGCCCAGATAGTGTAGTGTCCCTTCATGGTTGATACGGTTGGAGTCTGCTCGGGGTTTGGGGGAGCAGAGCTGTGGGCAGAGGAAGGAATCCAGTAAAAGCCCTACCTCCACACCACTCCCACCAGCTAttgcaaacaaacacaggatAGAATGATGGCTACATGTGCTTCTGGGAAGAGAAAGGCTTGCCTTGTAGTATAGAAGAAGCTGTATTcacaaataatttttaaagtttaaagtatCTCTTAACTGGCTGATGTTGGATACAATTTCTAATCATAATGTTAAGACTCTTAGAGTAACTCGCAAAAAGCATTTAAGCACTAAAAGCAGTTCATCGACctgtaaaataatacaataacaatatcaataaataaattccttctGCTATTAAGAATTCAGCCATTGCTATTTCAATTTGAACCtctacatatttatatattcaatcTGAATGTCTACAGTAATTGGCTGATATTATTCTTTAAACGAAAACTTATTGCACAATTatcacaataaataataataatatgaatatgaatatgaaagcATTGACGAATACAAATGCTCAtatgtcaaatatattttccattGTTCTCTACAAACAAACTACAAGGCCATGGATACGTGGTGTAATCTGCTATAAAATCGAtttaaagtaaggaataaaacatttaaaaggtgtgctgttataggaaaataatcaacaacaggatcATGTGGTGTGGTTTGAAACAAGGGCCTAACGCAGTGCACTGTCAAAGCTCCTGGAGATTTCCTTGCTATAACATTACAACCCAAGAGCTCACTGAGTAACACTTGCATTgcagctgatttaaaaaaaaaaaaaaaaaaaaaaaaaaaaaaaaaaaaaaaactaaaatgtgCAGTGCACAGTGAAACTTCTCACTGTAAATCATGCAAAATGATTCACAAAGAAATCAGTATTTGTCACGTATCTTGTAGAACATCCTGAATCCAGTATGGCATCATACCAAAGAAACACAGATTCACTCAAAGCTTTCTTTGGAAGAGTAAGCATTCTGTTCCTCCTGGGGTAAAATATTGCAGAgctgagaacaggaagtagtgAGGAGGAGTTCCACGGCCTCCTGCTTGTGTACAGATActcaacacactcacactactGTTCTGACTCCCTTAGAACTTTATAGCCACTCAGTCTGCATGCTATGCCAAGACCGGAGCAACTCACCTTCTCACAGGGCAGAAAACAAACAGACTGAATTCCTAATGGGAGCTGCTGCAGTCTCGATGGCTACATTTTAGTTGGAAACTTCATTTGAAGTCCAGAAGATTCAAGACAATGTTCATGTTTATCCCGaccatatatatgtacatataataGGACAAATTATCATTCCTCCAATATGGTGTAAAAGACGAGCAGTTTCCCCATTAAatgtggtagctcagtggttaaaacattggacttctgattggaagaTCACTACTACTATTGAGCTCTTTAGCAAAGTCCCTAACCCTCAACAACTCCATTGTATAAAATGGGCTAAATGTAAgatgctctggataagggtgtctgctaaataccataaatgtaaataagtcaCTCCTTCCACGCCTACATTCCATGATTCTATGGCTCAGATGGGTGTTTTTTAGTACCATTCTGTATCAAGGCTAGAGTCTGCTGTTTTGTGCAAACTCCAGATCAGCACTTTCTGaagtactcaaaccagcctTTCTGGCACCAATACCCATGAGGCTCACAACGACTGAGCTCACATTCTCTGAgaacgttaactgaagctctttgACCTGTAGCtacttgatttattttattttatttgtttttttttgtttttttttgcattgcactgctgcagcatgattggctgattggataattacatgaatacGAGCagctgtacaggtgttcctaataaagtggtgagcatatacatgtatgtatatatggtGACAAAACTGAACATTGTCCTTAATTTGATCACATTCGTAGGTGTAAACCAGCTGCACTGGTTCTACATTCATGGCTTTACTGGGTGAGTTCAACACCAAACAACCTCACCTGAAAGAGGCTTGTGCAATTCTGCATCACCTGCATGAAGCACCTcccccaccttttttttttttttgcatgaccAGTTTCATACCCTCCCACCCGACGAGAACACGAACAAAGGGTGGAGCTTGGGTATTAACTGCAGAACTTGGACTCCAAGGAAACCACCAGTGCCTCCCTTGAGCTATACACGATAGCACTAAAGCAGGAACTTGCCAggtaagaaaaacacaaacaaaagaaaactggatttatttaatttatttacaaatatacaACATCTTCTTAATTCTTAACTTGTGAAATTTTAAACTGGAGCCTGTTCAGAggctgttgttattgttgttgtggtggtgATCTTGTGAACATTAAGGCTGATACCGGTTGGGGTGAAACTGTAATACTCatagaaaaactttttttttttttttttttaaagaccgtTTCATCTAGGAAATGTCAGGTTATAGGAAATTAGCCTAGAGGTTTTGGATATGATCTACCATAGTCTGCTTACTTTTCAAATTATTTGGATGGTCAGTTGTGTAATGATTGCTAGGCTTCTGTAAGAGTGGCTCAAGCTGTGAAAAGGCATGGACACTGTCAGAAACACAAAACCAGTCTGGCAGACTTGAATGACTCCTGGAATGTGTAGGAAACACTATGGCTTTTGTTATTTTATCTGCTTCACAAAAGCAGTTCAGAGATAATAGACGGGCTctgaggaattattattataatttttttttttttagcttttccTCTCTCAGGTGTTCTGGGTCACAAAATGAAAGGCCGAAATCTAATCTAAGTATTAAAGGATTGAACAAGTATGAATTGTAAGTTTAAGAGTTAAGATCATTGTCGTTGGGTTGAtctttttgtatattttcagGATTTTGACCTGCCGAGTACCAAAAATCCACAATGAAGACCCCACTCGCCATTGAGCACTGAAGATGGTGTTACATGACTTCACACCCTACACCAAACTTAAGGAGAAGCAGTCCAGCTTGAAACCCACAAAAAGCCAATGATCTCGACACGAAAGGAAAGCTTAACTTCCCCCACCCTGGAGGAttcattttttcccttctcttcaTCGACCCCTGTTTCCCGGCATCGCATCATGGGACTGGGGGTCAGAGCAAACAACCTGCTGGCATCCCACACAGACCAGGACAGCAGCTCAACTATGTTGGAGAAGGATCTCATCCTGGCAGCTGAGGTGGGCCAGGCTCTTCTGGAGCGGAACGAGGAGCTGCAAGCTCAGCTGGAACAGATGAGGAGAGACATTGAGGTCAGGGAGATGTTTCCTTCATTGACAAACATGACGCTCATGAGTGCTGCTATGCAAAACTGGGACACACTGTGCCTTTGATTCAGACTTCCTGGTTCGAGTGTGTGAAGTTTTGAAACATGGTTCTCTAAAGCcaagagaataaaaataaactgctcAGTCACACCTGTGGGCGAAAAGTGGCATGTCCAGATTTTTAGCTGTGAAGTAACAGTAATGGGTGGCTACACCTAGTTAAGTATAAGATAGGGTTGCATTTCCTTTATGCAGATTAAACAATTACATGACTGTATTGTCTTAGCTTCCTAAAGGCACTACAGATTTTGCTTGAAGCACCCGTATTGCTACAATGAGCAAGACATCATTCATATGATATTATCGTAAGCATTATACCTCTGTGCATGAAGGAAAGGATTGGTGTACATATCTCTGTCCAAATATTAGCATATTCACCTCAAGCTAAAATCTTGGTCATTTCTGTGGCAAAGGACACAGGACCAtatatctagctagctagccagacTCTAAACTATATTTTGGTATCATTTACTGGCTTGTTTCAGGTTGGGAAGCTAAATTACATGCTAAAAAGCAAACCTGTGCTGATctattgatttctttttttttgtggtcattAATGCATAGGGAGTGTTTTTGATATCTATTAGCCAACTCTTAACTACCTTTTTGAATGTGAAGCTGCTGCTAGTCGTGTTTATAACGCGAGCTTACACAACATCGAGGAATTGGAAGTTGGCTGGTTTTGAGTCTGAAGCTCATAAATAACGTCATTTTAACTCAACATAAGTGCAATTAAGTTTCTTAAGATTCTttctttagtttagttttttaatttgtgttgtgaaatgagaaaccagaaagccctcagtcctgaagactctcccatggTGGAAAGCTTTACTTTGCAGCTTTACTTCTGGTTAAAtgcagaaaacgtcaccatatccaCGATGGAATGTTTATTAAATACCAACacgtttgatttgtttattattaggcttcgATTATATGGCGCAGCCACtgtacaaatccctgtgaagTAATTGTTTACTATAGAAATAGCTGCTACTGTCAGAGTTGTTGTTTATAGAAAATCAGTCAA harbors:
- the cfap68 gene encoding UPF0686 protein C11orf1 homolog, encoding METSSPFYYMLPASGHGEVWRDFTEEAKFRQYGWRCFTNEEDYSTITLMGNWSEKRFDTGRAKALRRPLPSQFSHYYDTTYSSSYNKEEKSPLYRSFKKEPRSFPGHQPELDPPHTKRVPNSCYRLDFGGRHSSGQTKVIQENISRELDSCIASKNCSTAFQ
- the mia gene encoding melanoma-derived growth regulatory protein; translated protein: MKGHYTIWALLLVLCGLLPLYTKGGQQMPKLSDKKLCADAECSHPILIAKAIQDYYPQDCRFIPIHQGQLVYVYSMLKDRGNLFWSGSVQGSYYGDQEARLGHFPSSVVEETHALMPAEVEVKTNKWDFYCR